In Anaerotignum faecicola, a genomic segment contains:
- a CDS encoding sensor histidine kinase produces the protein MTNRIFRAIFLVAAAVMLAVSLLTMGMMYQFSAEETTEKLQRETEYIACGIETDGVRYLEKIKDAETRITWVDADGTVLYDSSADASEMENHGDREEIKEAMQSGEGNSKRISATLSGQTLYHAERLTDGTILRLSVETMSVVAVFLTMAFPLVLILAMMMAVSVFLAFRTAKNITSPINEIDLEHPEQAEVYEELTPLLRRIAVQNREIHRQMAELKRRKEEFDTITSNMQEGLLVMDGEGDILSYNAAAKTLLGVDAVTEGENIFSLNRSAAVRRSVEGALAGAHREERLEANGRICQIFANPVFREEEVAGMILVLLDATEKEEREQLRREFTANVSHELKTPLTSISGFAEIMKNGMVPPADMGKFAEKIYDEAQRLIALVQDIIKLSKLDEKDTSLCEEEVELDALVQEACERLQPAAERKRVTLSAETEPILFRGVKQVLSEMIYNLCDNAIRYNKEGGAVFVTLKQKADRISLTVRDTGIGIAKEEQGRIFERFYRVDASRSAENGGTGLGLSIVKHGAALHNGKIFIESEIGNGTSIEISLPYSIN, from the coding sequence ATGACGAATCGCATTTTTCGGGCAATTTTTCTGGTGGCGGCGGCAGTTATGCTTGCCGTTTCCCTGCTGACTATGGGGATGATGTATCAGTTTTCCGCGGAGGAAACGACGGAAAAGCTGCAAAGAGAGACAGAATATATTGCCTGTGGCATTGAAACGGACGGCGTGCGGTATCTGGAGAAAATCAAGGACGCAGAAACGAGAATCACTTGGGTTGATGCAGATGGGACAGTGCTGTATGATTCCTCCGCGGATGCATCCGAAATGGAGAATCACGGCGACCGTGAGGAAATAAAGGAGGCCATGCAAAGCGGCGAGGGCAACAGCAAGCGCATTTCCGCAACGCTTTCCGGACAGACGCTTTACCATGCGGAACGGCTGACAGATGGGACGATTCTGCGGCTTTCCGTGGAAACGATGAGCGTGGTTGCGGTATTTCTGACGATGGCATTTCCGTTGGTGCTGATTCTGGCAATGATGATGGCGGTTTCCGTTTTTCTTGCCTTCCGCACGGCAAAAAATATCACAAGCCCCATCAATGAGATTGATTTGGAGCATCCCGAGCAGGCGGAGGTTTATGAGGAGCTGACCCCGCTTTTGCGGCGAATTGCCGTGCAGAATCGGGAAATTCACCGCCAGATGGCAGAGCTGAAGCGCAGAAAAGAGGAATTCGATACGATTACCTCGAATATGCAGGAGGGTCTGCTTGTGATGGATGGCGAGGGGGATATTCTTTCCTATAACGCCGCGGCGAAAACGCTTTTGGGCGTGGATGCCGTAACGGAGGGCGAAAATATTTTTTCTCTGAACCGCAGTGCTGCTGTGCGCCGCAGTGTGGAGGGCGCGCTGGCAGGGGCGCATCGAGAGGAGCGGCTGGAGGCAAACGGCAGAATCTGCCAGATTTTCGCAAACCCCGTTTTTCGGGAGGAGGAGGTTGCCGGCATGATTCTGGTGCTTCTGGATGCAACGGAAAAGGAGGAGCGCGAGCAGCTGCGGCGCGAATTTACCGCCAATGTTTCCCATGAGCTGAAAACACCGCTGACCTCGATTTCCGGCTTTGCGGAGATTATGAAAAACGGCATGGTGCCGCCTGCGGATATGGGAAAATTCGCAGAAAAGATTTATGACGAGGCGCAGCGGCTGATTGCGCTTGTGCAGGATATCATCAAGCTTTCCAAGCTGGACGAAAAGGACACGAGCCTCTGCGAGGAGGAGGTCGAACTGGATGCACTGGTGCAGGAGGCATGCGAACGCTTACAGCCTGCGGCGGAAAGGAAGCGCGTAACCCTTTCGGCGGAGACCGAACCGATTCTGTTTCGCGGCGTGAAACAGGTGCTTTCCGAAATGATATACAATCTCTGCGATAATGCCATTCGCTATAACAAGGAGGGCGGCGCGGTTTTTGTCACCCTGAAGCAGAAGGCGGACAGGATTTCCCTTACCGTAAGGGATACGGGCATCGGCATTGCGAAGGAGGAGCAGGGGCGGATTTTCGAGAGATTCTACCGTGTGGACGCAAGCCGCTCTGCGGAAAACGGCGGCACAGGCTTAGGGCTTTCTATTGTCAAACATGGTGCGGCACTGCATAACGGAAAAATTTTTATCGAGAGTGAAATCGGAAATGGGACAAGCATTGAGATTTCCCTGCCATATTCAATAAATTGA
- a CDS encoding response regulator transcription factor encodes MIYLVEDDNSIRELVAYTLHSAGFEAEGFERPSAFWRACAERRPDLVLLDLMLPEEDGISILKKLRQAPQTARLPILLLTAKSSEYDKVLGLDSGADDYVAKPFGMMELLARVKALLRRTEQAESEEVYRLGTLSVNKTRHEVYAAGQEVTLTLKEFDLLCLLLENKGRVLTRDQLLNRIWGYGFDGESRTVDVHIRTLRQKLGECGEYIETVRGVGYKVGGNI; translated from the coding sequence CTGATTTATTTGGTAGAAGATGACAACAGTATCCGCGAGTTGGTGGCGTATACGCTGCACAGCGCGGGATTTGAGGCGGAAGGCTTTGAGAGACCTTCTGCTTTTTGGCGCGCCTGTGCCGAAAGACGACCGGATTTGGTTTTGCTTGACCTGATGCTGCCGGAGGAGGACGGCATCAGTATCTTGAAGAAATTGAGACAGGCACCGCAGACCGCAAGGCTGCCGATTTTGCTTCTGACGGCAAAAAGCAGTGAATATGATAAGGTGCTGGGACTGGACAGCGGCGCGGATGATTATGTGGCGAAGCCCTTCGGCATGATGGAGCTTCTGGCAAGGGTGAAGGCACTGCTGCGCCGCACGGAGCAGGCAGAGAGCGAGGAGGTCTACCGCCTTGGCACGCTTTCTGTGAATAAAACAAGGCACGAGGTATATGCGGCAGGGCAGGAGGTCACGCTGACGCTCAAGGAATTCGATTTGCTTTGTCTGCTTCTGGAAAACAAGGGACGCGTGCTGACGAGAGACCAGCTCTTAAACCGCATCTGGGGCTATGGCTTTGATGGAGAAAGCCGTACTGTGGATGTGCATATTCGTACTCTGCGGCAGAAGCTGGGGGAATGCGGCGAATATATCGAAACGGTGCGCGGTGTAGGCTATAAAGTAGGTGGAAATATATGA
- a CDS encoding HD domain-containing protein, with the protein MITYEEIRKNEDIRTYIQSADEALAALGFTEHSFAHVTKVAESVKYILETLGFSAHAVELGMIAAYLHDIGNLVNRAEHSQSGAVMAFRILDRMDMPAADIATIVAAIGNHDEGTGVPVNAIAAALILADKSDVRRSRVRNPEKKTFDIHDRVNYSVEKSLLKINREHSLIKLKLSVDTHYGSVMDYFEIFLERMVLCRKAAEKLGLQFKLMINEQSLI; encoded by the coding sequence ATGATTACCTATGAGGAAATACGAAAAAATGAGGACATCCGCACCTATATCCAAAGTGCGGATGAAGCCCTTGCGGCGCTTGGCTTTACGGAACATTCCTTTGCGCATGTGACGAAGGTAGCGGAATCGGTGAAATATATTCTGGAAACGCTTGGGTTTTCCGCACATGCGGTGGAGCTGGGCATGATTGCGGCATATCTGCACGATATCGGCAATCTGGTCAACCGCGCGGAGCATTCGCAGAGCGGCGCAGTGATGGCGTTCCGTATTCTGGACAGGATGGATATGCCTGCGGCGGATATTGCGACGATTGTAGCCGCCATCGGCAACCATGATGAAGGGACGGGCGTACCCGTCAATGCCATTGCGGCAGCGCTGATTCTGGCGGATAAAAGCGACGTGCGCCGCAGCCGTGTGCGCAATCCTGAGAAAAAAACCTTTGACATCCATGACAGAGTCAATTACTCTGTAGAAAAGTCCCTTTTGAAAATCAACCGTGAGCATAGCCTGATTAAGCTGAAATTATCGGTTGATACGCATTATGGCTCTGTGATGGATTATTTTGAAATCTTTCTGGAACGAATGGTGCTGTGCCGTAAGGCGGCGGAAAAGCTGGGACTGCAATTTAAGCTGATGATTAACGAACAATCTTTGATTTGA
- the phoU gene encoding phosphate signaling complex protein PhoU, which yields MVRSRFDAQLEQLNVELIKMGALCEEAITASVSALMKYDRTVVQMVFEKDNEIDHMERDIETFCMRLLLQQQPVARDLRTISSALKMISDMERIGDQAGDIAEIMLTLGAQDTQSKLHIQEMARATVKMVTDAVESFVKKDLTLARSVMQYDDVVDGLFDKVKEELIRLILENRENGEFCIDLLMIAKYLERIGDHATNIAEWVEFSITGQHVIAEEERA from the coding sequence ATGGTACGCAGTCGTTTTGATGCTCAGCTGGAGCAATTAAATGTAGAGCTGATTAAAATGGGGGCATTATGCGAGGAAGCAATTACGGCTTCTGTTTCTGCCCTGATGAAATATGACCGCACGGTGGTGCAGATGGTCTTTGAAAAGGATAACGAGATTGACCACATGGAGCGTGATATTGAAACCTTCTGCATGCGTCTGCTTTTGCAGCAGCAGCCGGTAGCAAGGGATTTGCGGACGATTTCCTCCGCCTTGAAAATGATTTCCGATATGGAGCGTATCGGTGATCAGGCAGGGGATATTGCGGAAATCATGCTAACGCTCGGCGCACAGGATACGCAGAGCAAGCTGCATATTCAGGAAATGGCACGCGCAACGGTAAAGATGGTAACGGATGCAGTGGAATCCTTTGTGAAAAAGGACTTGACACTGGCGCGTTCTGTTATGCAGTATGATGATGTGGTGGATGGTCTGTTTGATAAGGTGAAGGAGGAGCTGATTCGGCTGATTCTCGAAAATCGGGAAAACGGCGAATTCTGCATTGACCTTCTGATGATTGCAAAATATCTGGAAAGAATCGGTGACCATGCAACAAATATTGCAGAGTGGGTAGAATTCTCCATCACGGGGCAGCATGTTATCGCGGAGGAGGAACGTGCATGA
- the pstB gene encoding phosphate ABC transporter ATP-binding protein PstB, with product MNQTKLSVSNLDLYYGNFHALKNINLELPEKEITAFIGPSGCGKSTLLKSLNRMNDLIEGCRITGQVLLDGEDIYKGMDVNLLRRRVGMVFQKPNPFPMSIYDNIAYGPRTHGIRSKVKLDEIVEKALRDAAIWDEVKDRLKKNALGMSGGQQQRLCIARALAVQPEVLLMDEPTSALDPISTSRIEELALKLKEDYTIIMVTHNMQQATRISDNTAFFLLGEVVEYDNTEQLFSIPRDKRTEDYITGRFG from the coding sequence ATGAATCAGACAAAGCTATCTGTATCCAATCTGGATTTATATTATGGTAATTTTCATGCGCTGAAAAACATCAATCTGGAGCTGCCGGAAAAGGAAATTACGGCATTCATCGGGCCCTCCGGCTGCGGCAAATCCACTCTGCTCAAGAGCCTGAACCGTATGAATGATTTGATTGAGGGCTGCCGCATCACAGGGCAGGTGCTTCTGGACGGCGAGGATATCTATAAGGGCATGGATGTGAATTTGCTGCGGCGCAGAGTCGGCATGGTGTTCCAGAAGCCGAACCCGTTTCCGATGAGCATTTATGATAACATTGCCTATGGGCCGAGAACGCATGGCATCCGTTCCAAGGTAAAGCTGGATGAGATTGTGGAAAAGGCACTGCGCGATGCCGCCATCTGGGATGAAGTGAAGGACAGACTGAAAAAGAACGCCCTCGGCATGAGCGGCGGGCAGCAGCAGCGGCTTTGCATTGCCAGAGCCTTGGCGGTGCAGCCGGAGGTGCTTCTGATGGATGAGCCGACCTCCGCCCTTGACCCTATTTCCACCTCTCGTATTGAGGAGCTGGCATTGAAGCTGAAGGAGGATTATACCATTATTATGGTAACGCATAATATGCAGCAGGCAACCCGTATTTCGGATAACACCGCTTTCTTCCTGCTGGGCGAGGTTGTGGAGTATGACAATACGGAGCAGCTGTTCTCCATCCCGAGAGACAAGAGAACAGAGGATTACATTACGGGGAGGTTTGGTTAA
- the pstA gene encoding phosphate ABC transporter permease PstA: protein MQAINQQSRRERLAAYRRNPFSLFLAALVTLSAVITLAVLVSLIIYILYKGIPNLKPSLFAWKYNTENVSMMPAIINTLSITAMTLLFSVPAGIFAAIYLVEYAKRGNKFVSVVRMTTETLAGIPSIVFGLFGYLFFNIYLKWGYSILGGALTLSIMVLPLILRTTEEALRSVSDTYREGSFGLGAGKLRTVFRIVLPSAVPGILAGVILAIGRIVGETAALLYPAGTAPQVADGLFSSGRTLAVHMYALLNEGLYTEQAYATAVVLLVLVVCINALSSFVAKKAGVKEK, encoded by the coding sequence ATGCAGGCAATCAATCAACAAAGCAGGAGAGAAAGGCTGGCTGCCTATCGCAGAAATCCGTTTTCGCTTTTTCTGGCGGCGCTGGTAACGCTTTCTGCGGTGATTACACTGGCAGTGCTGGTTTCTCTGATTATCTATATTTTATATAAGGGGATTCCGAATTTAAAGCCATCCCTGTTTGCATGGAAGTATAATACCGAAAATGTTTCCATGATGCCCGCGATTATCAATACCCTGAGCATTACGGCAATGACGCTGCTGTTCTCGGTGCCTGCCGGTATCTTCGCCGCGATTTATCTGGTGGAATATGCAAAGCGCGGCAATAAATTTGTTTCCGTTGTCCGCATGACAACAGAAACGCTTGCAGGGATTCCCTCTATCGTGTTTGGTCTGTTCGGGTATCTGTTTTTTAATATTTATCTGAAATGGGGCTACTCCATTCTGGGCGGCGCGCTGACGCTTTCCATCATGGTGCTGCCGCTGATTTTAAGAACAACGGAGGAGGCACTCCGTTCCGTTTCGGATACCTACCGCGAGGGCAGCTTCGGGCTTGGCGCAGGAAAGCTGAGAACCGTATTTCGTATTGTGCTGCCCTCCGCAGTGCCGGGGATTCTGGCAGGGGTCATTCTTGCCATCGGGCGTATCGTCGGAGAAACGGCGGCCTTGCTCTATCCCGCAGGCACAGCACCGCAGGTGGCAGATGGGCTGTTTTCCTCGGGGCGCACGCTGGCGGTACACATGTATGCCCTCCTGAATGAAGGGCTTTATACGGAGCAGGCGTATGCCACAGCAGTTGTGCTGCTGGTTCTGGTGGTCTGCATCAACGCATTGTCCTCCTTTGTTGCAAAGAAAGCCGGTGTGAAAGAGAAATGA
- the pstC gene encoding phosphate ABC transporter permease subunit PstC, translating to MKEAVMKWVFMAAAAVSILAVGLICIFLFANGVPAIGKIGVADFLLGKTWKPGNNIYGIFPMIVGSVYVTAGAIIVGVPLGILCAVFLVWFCPKRLYKIIKPAVELLAGIPSIVYGFFGLMVLVPIMQSLFGGGGKGILTASILLGIMILPTIIGVSESNIRAVPMSYYEGSLGLGATHERSVFFAVLPAAKQGILAGVVLGIGRAVGETMAVVMIAGNQPILPDSIFSGVRTMTANIVMEMGYATDLHREALLGTAVVLFVFILIINLSFSFLKRRAD from the coding sequence ATGAAGGAAGCTGTAATGAAATGGGTGTTCATGGCTGCTGCGGCAGTATCCATTCTCGCAGTTGGATTGATTTGTATATTCCTGTTTGCCAATGGCGTGCCTGCCATTGGCAAAATTGGTGTAGCGGATTTTCTTCTGGGGAAAACATGGAAGCCCGGAAATAATATATATGGCATCTTCCCAATGATTGTCGGCAGTGTGTATGTCACCGCAGGGGCAATTATCGTGGGTGTGCCGCTTGGCATTCTCTGTGCGGTTTTTCTGGTGTGGTTCTGCCCGAAGCGGCTGTATAAAATCATCAAGCCTGCGGTAGAGCTTCTGGCAGGGATTCCCTCCATCGTCTATGGCTTTTTTGGTCTGATGGTGCTTGTGCCCATCATGCAGAGCCTCTTTGGCGGGGGCGGCAAGGGGATTCTGACCGCATCCATTCTGCTGGGGATTATGATTCTGCCGACCATCATCGGTGTTTCGGAAAGCAATATCCGCGCCGTTCCCATGAGCTATTACGAAGGCTCCTTGGGGCTGGGGGCAACGCATGAAAGAAGCGTATTCTTCGCTGTGCTGCCTGCGGCAAAGCAGGGGATTCTGGCAGGGGTTGTACTTGGCATCGGGCGTGCCGTCGGGGAAACCATGGCGGTTGTCATGATTGCAGGGAACCAGCCTATTCTGCCCGACAGCATTTTCAGCGGTGTCCGCACCATGACGGCGAATATCGTTATGGAAATGGGCTATGCAACGGATTTGCACAGAGAAGCTCTGCTTGGTACGGCAGTGGTGCTGTTCGTATTCATCCTGATTATCAATCTGAGCTTCTCGTTCTTGAAAAGGAGGGCTGACTGA
- a CDS encoding substrate-binding domain-containing protein: MNMKKVFAVALAMTVAVGMLAGCGSNDSAQGGAADGAITVVSREDGSGTRGAFIELFGIEEKNDAGEKIDNTTDTAEITNSTAVMMTTVAGNDNAIGYVSLGSLNDSVKALSIDGVEASAENIKNGTYAVARPFNIATGKEVSEVTKDFINFILSEDGQAVVEENGYISQGNTGAFKSTEAEGKIVVAGSSSVTPVMEKLKEAYLAINPNATIEVQQSDSTTGMTSAMEGMCDIGMASRELKDSELAAGLTPTVIAMDGIAVVVNHNNTVDNLTSEQVKEIFTGKLTDWSAAQ; this comes from the coding sequence ATGAATATGAAAAAGGTATTTGCAGTTGCTTTGGCAATGACAGTAGCAGTCGGAATGTTAGCAGGCTGCGGCAGCAACGACAGCGCACAGGGCGGCGCGGCAGACGGCGCGATTACGGTTGTTTCCCGTGAGGATGGCTCCGGCACAAGAGGCGCATTTATCGAGCTGTTCGGCATTGAAGAAAAAAACGACGCAGGTGAAAAAATCGACAACACCACAGACACAGCGGAAATCACAAACAGCACAGCCGTTATGATGACAACCGTAGCAGGCAATGATAACGCCATCGGCTATGTTTCCCTCGGCTCCTTGAATGATTCCGTAAAGGCACTTTCCATTGATGGGGTCGAAGCATCTGCTGAAAATATTAAAAACGGCACCTACGCAGTCGCAAGACCCTTCAATATTGCAACAGGCAAGGAGGTCAGCGAGGTGACCAAAGACTTTATCAACTTCATTCTGAGCGAGGATGGGCAGGCAGTTGTTGAGGAAAACGGATACATCAGTCAGGGCAATACGGGTGCATTTAAAAGCACCGAAGCAGAAGGCAAAATCGTTGTGGCAGGTTCTTCTTCCGTAACCCCTGTGATGGAAAAGCTGAAGGAGGCATATCTTGCCATCAACCCCAATGCAACGATTGAGGTACAGCAGTCCGATTCCACAACAGGCATGACCTCTGCAATGGAGGGCATGTGCGACATCGGCATGGCATCCAGAGAGCTAAAGGACAGTGAACTGGCGGCAGGACTGACCCCGACAGTGATTGCGATGGATGGTATCGCAGTTGTGGTAAACCACAATAACACAGTTGATAATCTGACAAGCGAACAGGTGAAGGAAATCTTCACAGGCAAGCTGACAGATTGGTCCGCTGCACAGTAA
- a CDS encoding DMT family transporter, translated as MRIKSKVWIGSVFCILSACLWGVSGAVGQYLFNQAGISPEWLVSARCLLTGLLLLVFYQVKHGGVFSIWMDKQDRIGIIIFALGGMLFMQYGYFAAIAHSNAATATVLQYTAPILIVVYLAFREKKLPTKLECIAVFGCLVGTILLATHGNLKSLSLSPQALFWGALSSLALAFYTVYPVRLLAKYDAMLLIGWSMLVLSFVMHFVHPSWDFAGSWNTSTLLAMVFIVIFGTTVPYLMFLNGVKYIGPTKSSLYASAEPLASTVVSVVWLKVHLEFIDYIGFVFIVAAVLLLSFVNPPQEEKPKETS; from the coding sequence ATGAGAATCAAAAGCAAAGTATGGATTGGGTCTGTTTTCTGTATTCTGAGTGCCTGTCTTTGGGGCGTTTCGGGTGCCGTTGGGCAATATCTTTTCAATCAGGCAGGCATTTCGCCGGAATGGCTCGTTTCTGCGCGCTGTCTGTTGACAGGGCTGCTGCTTCTGGTGTTTTATCAGGTGAAGCACGGCGGTGTTTTTTCCATCTGGATGGATAAGCAGGATAGAATCGGCATCATCATCTTTGCGCTGGGCGGCATGCTTTTCATGCAGTATGGCTATTTTGCCGCCATTGCCCATTCCAATGCCGCAACCGCAACCGTTCTGCAATATACCGCGCCGATTCTGATTGTGGTCTATCTGGCATTTCGGGAGAAAAAACTGCCGACAAAGCTGGAATGTATCGCCGTTTTCGGCTGTCTGGTCGGGACAATCCTTCTGGCAACGCATGGCAATCTGAAAAGCCTGAGCCTTTCGCCGCAGGCATTATTCTGGGGGGCGCTTTCCTCCCTTGCGCTTGCGTTTTATACGGTTTATCCTGTGCGCCTTCTGGCAAAATATGATGCAATGCTTCTGATTGGGTGGTCGATGCTGGTTCTGAGCTTTGTGATGCACTTCGTACACCCCTCTTGGGACTTCGCAGGCAGCTGGAACACCTCCACCTTGCTGGCAATGGTTTTCATCGTCATCTTCGGCACAACCGTCCCCTATCTGATGTTCCTCAATGGCGTAAAATACATCGGACCCACCAAAAGCAGCCTTTATGCCTCCGCAGAGCCGCTGGCATCCACGGTTGTTTCCGTTGTGTGGCTCAAGGTTCATCTGGAATTTATTGATTATATCGGTTTTGTTTTCATCGTTGCGGCGGTGCTGCTGCTTTCCTTCGTGAATCCACCGCAGGAAGAAAAGCCGAAAGAAACTT